From Crassaminicella indica, one genomic window encodes:
- the steA gene encoding putative cytokinetic ring protein SteA, with protein MLTKGIARIDKKTKELVKRLNPGEIAVINHEDIDEVAANSLVMCKPCMVINAAESISGRYPNLGPEILEKAGIPILDHIGNELFSKIKEGDLLEIKDNKIYIDEKYIGAGTMLTKELIKEQLEATSQNFQKELDKFIENTLEYAKKEKDMLLENLIIPKVNTKFKGRHTLVVVRGQNYKEDLHAIRSYIEEFNPILIGVDGGGDALMECGYIPNMIVGDMDSVSDECLKACEEIVVHAYPNGEAPGLKRIEALGLKSVVFPAPGTSEDIAMLLAFENETELIVAVGTHSNMVDFLEKGRKGMASTFLVRLKVGSKLVDAKGVNKLYRESVKFKHFVGLAFGAMIPIFIVGALSPTVQQLFKLFLIKLKFIFPMELLGRYHIW; from the coding sequence ATGTTAACCAAAGGGATTGCAAGAATTGATAAAAAAACGAAAGAACTTGTTAAGAGGTTGAATCCAGGCGAAATTGCAGTGATTAATCATGAAGATATAGATGAAGTAGCGGCGAATTCTTTAGTGATGTGTAAACCATGTATGGTGATCAATGCTGCTGAATCTATTAGTGGAAGATATCCTAATTTAGGTCCCGAAATTTTAGAAAAAGCAGGAATTCCTATTTTAGATCATATAGGGAATGAATTGTTTTCTAAGATCAAGGAAGGGGATCTTTTAGAGATTAAAGATAATAAAATATATATAGATGAGAAATATATTGGTGCTGGAACTATGTTGACAAAAGAGCTAATAAAGGAACAGCTAGAAGCAACTAGTCAAAATTTCCAAAAGGAACTAGATAAATTTATAGAAAATACATTAGAATATGCAAAAAAAGAAAAAGATATGCTATTAGAAAATTTAATTATACCTAAAGTAAATACAAAGTTTAAAGGAAGACATACATTAGTTGTTGTAAGAGGACAAAATTATAAAGAAGATTTGCATGCCATAAGGTCATATATTGAAGAATTTAATCCAATACTTATTGGTGTGGATGGTGGTGGAGATGCTCTTATGGAATGCGGATATATTCCAAATATGATTGTTGGAGATATGGACAGTGTTTCTGATGAATGTTTAAAAGCTTGTGAAGAAATAGTTGTACATGCTTATCCAAATGGGGAAGCACCAGGACTAAAAAGGATAGAAGCTTTAGGTCTTAAGAGTGTAGTATTTCCAGCTCCAGGAACAAGTGAGGATATTGCTATGTTGCTTGCATTTGAGAATGAGACTGAACTTATTGTAGCTGTAGGGACACATTCAAATATGGTTGATTTTCTTGAAAAAGGAAGAAAGGGAATGGCAAGTACTTTTCTTGTGCGATTAAAGGTTGGCTCAAAGCTTGTCGATGCAAAAGGTGTTAATAAATTATATAGAGAAAGTGTAAAATTCAAACATTTTGTAGGGCTTGCATTTGGTGCAATGATTCCTATATTTATTGTTGGTGCGTTATCACCTACTGTTCAACAGTTATTTAAATTATTTCTTATAAAATTAAAATTTATTTTTCCAATGGAATTGTTAGGGAGGTATCACATTTGGTAA